Proteins from one Nilaparvata lugens isolate BPH chromosome 10, ASM1435652v1, whole genome shotgun sequence genomic window:
- the LOC120353340 gene encoding uncharacterized protein LOC120353340: protein MASEARLTEEHTLTGVRTSIERYLKFCRIYSPKKPSPLGTLIYSTFVYLILQTLFLLLKFWTRWNFNSRVSAIESLNFTFSVVFLSSDLYLMPEKTEILTQMIEAGYYLHQKYVHLVEKSLYMEKCRFIEKTELESVKSANSVKFALVGLYLSYLTTPVLGTIFHLLKIIPLEKLTLPLIIQIPYRSDPFIFTHTYQFLFLALFQVVYIVYTAVMIVAIFQVSFLAVNNVLTEIQLFVMCLKEMNLNFGEYVEEEWREEEGMYVREERREKDGQCERNAVLRLIINDISKHHQFIFRKIRILNTGFRYRLFYVNTFVCLQLCFALFCFQSEKLELALYDCCWIAKPGYFSSCLKILMTRTTRTPKIVSFNIFTLNRNNLKIVVQAAYSYFNFLERSSKIN from the exons atggcgagcgaagcgaggctGACG gaAGAGCACACCCTTACCGGAGTCAGAACCAGCATCGAACGGTATCTAAAATTCTGCCGTATCTACTCCCCCAAGAAACCCTCCCCTCTAGGCACCCTTATCTACTCCACCTTCGTCTACCTAATCCTCCAAACCCTATTCCTGCTCCTCAAGTTCTGGACAAGATGGAACTTCAACTCCAGGGTATCGGCCATCGAAAGTCTGAACTTCACATTCAGCGTAGTTTTCCTCTCTTCCGATCTGTACCTCATGCCCGAAAAAACGGAAATCCTGACCCAGATGATCGAAGCCGGGTATTATCTACACCAAAAATATGTCCACCTAGTTGAGAAAAGTTTGTACATGGAAAAATGTAGATTTATTGAGAAAACTGAGTTGGAATCCGTCAAATCTGCAAACTCTGTTAAATTCGCGTTGGTCGGTCTCTACCTCAGCTACCTGACCACCCCAGTTCTCGGCACGATATTCCACCTCCTCAAAATCATCCCTCTCGAAAAACTCACCCTCCCCCTAATCATCCAAATCCCCTACCGCTCCGACCCATTCATTTTCACACATACCTACCAGTTCCTTTTTCTCGCTCTTTTCCAAGTGGtttatatcgtgtacacagctgttatgATTGTGGCAATCTTTCAAGTTTCTTTCCTGGCTGTTAACAATGTGCTGACTGAGATCCAGCTGTTTGTGATGTGCTTGAAAGAGATGAACTTGAATTTTGGGGAGTATGTGGAGGAGGAGTGGAGAGAGGAAGAGGGAATGTATGTgagagaagagaggagagagaaagacGGACAATGTGAGAGGAATGCAGTCTTGAGGTTGATCATCAACGATATCTCCAAACATCATCAGTTCATATTCAG GAAAATTAGAATCCTGAACACCGGTTTCCGTTATAGACTGTTCTATGTGAACACTTTTGTCTGCCTACAGctttgctttgctctgttctgCTTTCAg AGTGAAAAATTGGAACTGGCCCTGTACGACTGTTGCTGGATCGCCAAGCCGGGATATTTCAGCAGTTGTTTAAAAATTCTGATGACACGAACCACTAGGACGCCGAAAATTGTCTCCTTCAATATATTCACACTGAAcaggaataatttgaaaatt GTGGTGCAAGCGGCATATTCCTACTTCAATTTTCTGGAACGGTCGAGTAAAATTAACTAG
- the LOC120353341 gene encoding uncharacterized protein LOC120353341 — protein MDLILATWNVRTLKRPGALHALKRQLELYRVEIAEIQEMRWPGNGILESGDWTVFFSGSNDGSGMAGTGFLVNRKRKEAVIGFKPVNERISTLRLRSQFFNITLVCVYAPTEDADEEEKERFYEKLEEVVDEIAHHDVKILLGDLNAKIGREERFQSVIGKESLHSESNDNGRRVIDLAVRKDMIISSTQKQRKNIKKATWCSPDGVTSNQIDHILIDKRHCTDITNVESCRGADINSDHYMVRIGCRQRIAVTNNKRAKTQARFDVAKLKEEAVSHRYEECLKNYLEQKEDAWNTEGVEGKWSILKESVIGAAREVVGSRKKEIQARWFDEECITAIERRNRARMKMIQRKTRGTVEDYRSERRIADKLCRRKKRAYEKQQLESIEEHYGRGEMRKFYKKIREDKKGFQPRAVYCKDKLGNMIGDEQGIKRRWREHFDEVLNHGQQETETAYDDVRTVQEEVGRPMPYEVKEAIKDLANNKAPGLDLITAELVKKGGDMFVQRMHALINEIWLEEKMPEEWSIGIICPVHKKGDKMECRNYRGITLLSILFKVFAKILAKRMTPLIECNIGEYQCGYRPGRSTVDHIFTIRQILEKCYEFDVNRYILISNRHMTLSVG, from the coding sequence ATGGATTTGATTTTAGCAACATGGAACGTTAGAACACTTAAAAGACCAGGAGCACTACATGCATTGAAACGACAGTTGGAACTTTACAGGGTTGAAATTGCTGAAATTCAGGAGATGAGATGGCCAGGGAACGGAATTTTGGAGAGTGGAGACTGGACCGTGTTCTTTAGTGGTAGTAATGATGGAAGTGGAATGGCTGGTACTGGATTTCTGGTCAATAGGAAAAGGAAAGAAGCAGTAATCGGTTTCAAACCAGTGAATGAGAGAATCAGCACTCTAAGATTAAGATCTCAATTCTTCAACATCACATTAGTATGCGTATATGCTCCAACAGAGGATGCggatgaagaggagaaggagagattCTATGAGAAGTTGGAGGAAGTAGTTGACGAAATAGCGCATCATGATGTGAAAATCCTCCTGGGAGACCTGAACGCAAAAATAGGTAGAGAAGAGAGATTTCAGAGTGTGATAGGGAAAGAGAGCTTACACAGTGAAAGTAATGATAACGGGAGGCGAGTGATAGATCTTGCTGTAAGAAAGGATATGATTATAAGTAGCACCCAGAAACAgcgaaaaaacatcaaaaaagcTACCTGGTGTTCACCGGACGGGGtcacatcaaatcaaatagatCATATTTTGATCGATAAAAGACACTGTACTGATATAACAAATGTGGAAAGCTGTAGAGGGGCTGATATAAACTCAGACCACTATATGGTCAGGATTGGTTGTAGACAGCGTATCGCAGTGACAAACAATAAGAGAGCAAAAACGCAAGCTCGTTTTGATGTGGCAAAACTGAAAGAAGAGGCGGTGTCACACAGATATGAGGAATGCTTGAAGAACTATCTGGAACAGAAAGAGGATGCATGGAACACTGAGGGAGTAGAAGGGAAATGGAGTATTCTGAAGGAAAGTGTGATTGGAGCTGCAAGGGAAGTTGTTGGCTCTAGAAAGAAGGAAATTCAGGCTCGCTGGTTTGATGAAGAATGCATAACTGCAATTGAAAGACGAAATAGGGCCAGAATGAAAATGATCCAGAGAAAAACACGGGGAACTGTGGAAGATTATAGATCAGAAAGGAGGATAGCGGATAAGTTAtgtagaagaaagaaaagagcaTATGAGAAGCAGCAGTTGGAGAGTATAGAAGAGCATTATGGCAGAGGAGAGATGAgaaagttttacaaaaaaataagagAAGATAAGAAAGGGTTTCAACCCAGGGCAGTGTACTGCAAGGATAAATTAGGAAATATGATAGGAGATGAACAAGGAATAAAGAGGAGATGGAGAGAACACTTTGATGAAGTCTTGAACCATGGCCAACAAGAAACTGAAACTGCTTATGATGATGTGAGAACGGTACAAGAGGAAGTGGGTAGACCAATGCCTTATGAGGTGAAAGAGGCTATCAAAGATCTTGCAAACAATAAGGCCCCTGGGTTAGATCTAATAACGGCAGAACTTGTTAAAAAAGGAGGGGACATGTTTGTACAGAGGATGCATGCTCTAATCAATGAAATATGGTTAGAAGAAAAAATGCCAGAAGAATGGAGCATTGGTATAATTTGTCCAGTTCATAAAAAGGGGGACAAAATGGAGTGCCGAAACTACAGAGGAATCACCCTACTGAGTATTCTGTTCAAAGTCTTTGCCAAAATTCTAGCAAAAAGGATGACGCCATTGATAGAATGTAATATTGGAGAGTATCAATGTGGTTACCGGCCAGGAAGATCAACAGTCGACCATATCTTCACAATCAGGCAAATTCTGGAAAAATGCTATGAGTTTGATGTCAACAGATATATATTGATTTCCAACAGGCATATGACACTATCAGTAGGGTGA